The Arachis ipaensis cultivar K30076 chromosome B10, Araip1.1, whole genome shotgun sequence DNA window GTTTatacaaatattttatatttgattgtatattatattatatattatacatTATTAGATCGTAAATAAAACTGAATCACAATGTTTGATAGATTATCAATACGTTATTAAGAAATACTAGGtgaaacaaatattttttaaccaAGTTTAATTAAGTCGTAAATTTATGTACACATGTaaatttgattatcaaaataCTTAGTCATATAACATTACTCATATTTTTTTAGTCAATTAAATTTAAAGTTTAATATTAGTTAGTTTACAACCCACACAAACAACCACCCCCCCCCctttccaaaaccccaatttctATACAGATTTTTCATTTTTGAACATCATTTTGGTTGATGAATAAAATGTTTATTCTTAAACAAAAAATTTAGGTCATGAAcaattttttaattatctttagttcattttttatattctcttttctattgTAAACGAAGAAAAAGTTGAAATGGAGTTATTAACTATTCATATACTTATGAGAAATCGTTAGCTGTTGATAATCAGTtagccttttttttctttttctttttttcttttttttttttttttgttattctaaATAGATGTTTAGTAATTAGTATACATGGATCCAAGTTACAACTGTGCAAAAACCCCGATTGCATGCTCGACTCAGATTTCGCATTTCTCTCCCACCCCCTCTTCTTTTTACTGTTTTCTTTTGGGGCTAACTATAGCTCAAATTTAGGCAAATCCAGTCTTGGGACACTTCCCCTGCTGCTCTCTCTATAGCATACTATCCGATGCAAATTGCAAACAAATACCACGTCTCCCACGAGTATACCAATTATAACTTACAAGCACTGTGAGTTGTGACCACTGGCCAATACATATTCTTTCATGGTTTATACTGTATTCCTGCGTAGCATGCTGTGCTTCCACCACATCGCCAAATCCGTGTAGCTTATTACAACTTACACACCGAACCACACAATTGCAGAATGCAGAGCATAACCTAAAGgacaataaagtaaaaataatgaATACTTCATCTTTGATCTAAAGAAAGATTCCTCCGACACATGACTAGACATCACTTTACTGCGACAAATTTTGGATTTACATGTTCAGAGTTCAGACTGTTCTGATTCTTGCAATGAGGAACAGAGACTTAGAAAAAATCAGGCTCACAATGATTACAAGTAAACAAGCTAAAACTAAAAGGAATCATCATCATAAATTATTATTGAAGGACTAAACTTAAGTGATTTACAAAGAACTCAAAGGGCTAACAAAACCAGCTAAGGTTTTTTTCAGTTACAGTTCCAAACAAGGATGAGAAATGTTACAGGTAAACAACAACCATTCTTTTTGGCAGAAAGTGTAcacaagtaagaaagaaaaagagagaaaaaaaaaaggactcACACTTAGACTTACTCTTCTTACTCTACAACCAATTataatttctttctttcaattaGTTTGTCCATTCTCAACACCTAAACCATACAAGACACCAGCATATTTCTCCGTGGAGCCACTGAAAAATGTATCCCTCAACTTTCTAAATGTACAAGAAGTGAGTAAGCTATCCGATCCAGCTTGATGGCACACACCAACTCTCTCAACATCCAACAACTCCGCGAGCTTGTTCAACCCACCATGGAGACTGTTGCAGAACTTCATCAAATGCTTGATATCATACAACATCGGGAAATACATCTTGATCAGTTCAAAGAACCCTGCCTGCGTATCCGGCAAGCTTCGGCACGTCAACAGCTTGAGGAGGTAACCGAAGTCGTAACCGCTATGGAAGGTTACCCAACTCACACCATCGTTCAACACGATCCCCGATGACATGAGAAGCTCCCCGAACCGGTTCACATCAATACCTTTTTCGTTGTTCTTCTTGAAATCAATGCCACATTGGCGCAGAAGCTCGATCGAATCGCTGGCGAAGATGTCCTCGCTGATGTTGAACTCACGGAAGTTGAATTGCCAGATGCAGGAGCTCTCAGTGCCACAGGTGGGGAGGTTGCCGTGCTCGTCAGAGAAAGTGAGACCTAATTGGATCAGCTTCAACATGTCAACGTTGTCCTTCAAGGTCTGGTAGTTGTAGTCATTGATATTCTTGAAGTTCCCAACGGGACGAAGAACAACACCGGGGAATTCAGTATCCATGGCGACATAGTTGTATTCGTCAACGATTTCACGGATCAAAGCGAACTCCTCCTCTAGGTTATCGTTCCATACCTCCCTGATTTGAACCGAATCGCCTTTCGGTAAAATCGACATGTCCAACTAGAAAACCCTAACAGATCGATGAAAATGGAAGACAAACCCAGATCTGCAAGCAAAAACACGAGGAAGCCGTTCAGATCTCAAAAAACTAGCAAATCCACAATGAAAATCACGCGTATTTCGTTCCACGTAATAACGAACAAACAGATCAACAAGCGGAGAAACAGAGAAATGAAAAATCGCGAAACCTGAAGGGGATTTCAGCGGAAAGAGCTGCAAATCGTGAGTTGCCGGTGGAGATTCAACTAGATCTGACACGGGAAGGAAGCGTTAGGGCACGAGAAGTAGCGACAAAGAGTTCGGAAGTGAAGTAGGGTTGAAGTATGAACcctagaaagagagagagaaaagaagtgGCTCGAAACTGCAAAGTGAAGAATCAAACCTTGAAGTTGCGTGAACGAAGGTTGAGGTTGGCGGATCTGAAAGTTTGAATCGGAGATTTTAGGTTCGGAGGATGGGAAGTGACAGGTCAACGGAGGAGGCgataagaagaagaaatggtCAGGGAAGAGGAGCGCAAGGGCGAGGGTTGAGACCCTGATATGTAATGCGTGTGAGAGAGAAGAGGGGTGGGGTCGTTTTGGTTACCAACAACTGCACGGGAGGTGTCGTTTACAACTTGGCTCGGCCAATACGCGATGCGACAATATAATGCCAGTCGTTAACATATGTCCTCAAGCAAAATTCACCGACcttctcttttatttctttttttttttttatatatgatttgttattttttatttattatttcctTATAGTTTATTCGATTAGATATATCGGATACCGGATTTGATTGATTGACATGATATGCTTAGCATTTTTTCTTAGTAACCTTTAATATTAAACCCTATACCCATATTACCACAGtgctaattattaattaatttattgatgtTTGAATCCTTGGAGCGCAACCTAATTCGGTCTTGAGATCTCTGTGTTTTGCTCTTTGGTAGCTCAAATAAGTGTATATATTTATCAGTGAATCACAGACACTTCGTTGAATTACCGTATTCGTATATCAGATTTATTTTGGACATAATATTCATCTAACATACGTATTTGTTGTTTCAAATTGTATTTTaatgaagaataaaaaaaaattattagacacgtttggacacacctaaatatcatcacATGTAAGCGTGTCCAATTTTAtccttaacatatattcttaaaataaatttagatataatatatattattatttattaaaaaaaattattttaaatacttgatataattaaaataagatattaaaaataattaaaaaattaatttatattttaatattaataaaatatcaaaatatcattacgatttatctaaaaaatacattatattttatatgtatgcatgTCCCcatgtcttataagattttaaaatttgttatCAAAAGTTGGTAGATTGACTTTTGGTACCCAATACTTTTCCTTAAACATTTAAGACCCACTTCAGAATCTAAAATCACTCTTCCCATACATCCGATCTCATTTATACGATTTAAACTTAATTTGGTAATGATTTTACTTTTCTAAAATAGCTTATGAAATCTCTCTTTTAAAAGTTGTAACACCTGCATttggtaaaattaaaataaaaataatttttaattcacctcatttatatttgataaaatatcttttaaaaataaaaaagaccaTAATAGACGTATCTATAACATAAGATCTTCAGGAAttgaaagattgaaaacaaagaGAATCAtgaatttttatatcaaaaataTCTAAAACTTATTATGTGTAATTGAATAATGCACTTCATAAAGCATTGTTATTATTTAATAAgactaataaatataaaattattcgaataaagtattgtttttgtttctaacgtttgggataagtctCAAAGTtctccctaacgtttaaatcgtcctatttaagtttccaacgttttaaaattgactcaatgttgtcctgccgttaaggatatattaacagaattgacggcgggacaaaattgagacgattttgaaacgttagggacttaaataggacgaaaacgttggggacaaaaacgatatatagaaataaatttaaattttatcattcaataatatcaattttttactgtacatagtatttaattttttttaatcaaatctaATTAAATTACACGTAATCACGTTACTttcattataaataaattatttatttttttaattttactcttaataaaaaataaattcacttagaaaaaataatatgattaagaataaaattaaaaaaataattgaataattatttatcataaaaatttgatattattgaagaataaaattaaaaataaagtttaactaaattaaaaaataaaaaattttgatacattagagataaaaggtacaatttatactttattgtatatatatcaattttttttctttttcgcaagtttatgtactagtcattctacaaatatttcatgatgactaaaaatctttaaatgtaaaattataaaaaattaaatttatttagaataaaagtaatgcgattaagtgtaatttatttagatgtgattaaaaaataattgaatactatgtacagtaaaaaattgatatcattaaaggataaaattaaaatttatttctatgtatcatttttgtcctcacgttttcgttctatttaaatccctaacatttcaaaatcgtctcaattttgcctcgccgtcaattctgttaacagatcctAACGACATGATAACATTGAgccaattttgaaattttagggacttaaataggacgttTTAAACGTTAGGCACAATTTTAAGACTTACGCcaaatattagagacaaaaatgatactttattcAATATTATTCTATTCTAATAGGCCAATAACAATACACGAACCAAATATATTATAAAGGAAGcaatagaataaattaattaACATCACTTGCAAGAAAAAAATTATGAGAAGCAATGAATAATTTCTCAATTGCAAATTAAAATGTGATCACTTTGATATTATTATTGCTTCAACACTAACTTAATATTTGCTTTGTATTTTAAGATTAAACTTATAATTCTGTAGGAGGAATAGATCCTTATCTATTAGCTCAAATATGAAAAAGCAACTAATTTTTTTCTTGTATTTAATTTCTTTAGTATTTTTAACCTCCCTAAAAAGAAGAggcacaaaaaaaatacaaatagaaGAAGTTCATAGCTAATGTGTGATGTGCATGAAATTTGTGAAGGTtaagatgaaaaattaaaaatatacgaGGACTTCAACGGCAAGAAGTgtgaaaaaataaacaaaatttggTGTTAATAATTAATAAGAATATTTTtggatatttattattatatatggttatattagactttttaattttgataagtacaagtcaacttaaaaaaaaaatttttgtactTTCAAAAGCATCCCTAACTTTTAAAAGCTGTAAGCACAAGCAGATCgccttttttatttaccaaatacATAACGAGATGCTCGTGCTTTTAAAAAGTATAAGCGCCTCTTCaaaaaactttaccaaaccaAACCTTAACTTGCAA harbors:
- the LOC107623003 gene encoding probable CCR4-associated factor 1 homolog 7; the protein is MSILPKGDSVQIREVWNDNLEEEFALIREIVDEYNYVAMDTEFPGVVLRPVGNFKNINDYNYQTLKDNVDMLKLIQLGLTFSDEHGNLPTCGTESSCIWQFNFREFNISEDIFASDSIELLRQCGIDFKKNNEKGIDVNRFGELLMSSGIVLNDGVSWVTFHSGYDFGYLLKLLTCRSLPDTQAGFFELIKMYFPMLYDIKHLMKFCNSLHGGLNKLAELLDVERVGVCHQAGSDSLLTSCTFRKLRDTFFSGSTEKYAGVLYGLGVENGQTN